One part of the Futiania mangrovi genome encodes these proteins:
- a CDS encoding MlaA family lipoprotein, with translation MTSFWRFLRIGLLCAALGGCASTQGPTLSALDEPNDPFEPFNRAMFAVNQGIDTVVIRPAAVAYDAVTPTTVRHVLRNVTSHIGLPITLANAVLQGDWDHAQTTFWRLFVNTTLGGLGLLDPATDLGLPLREEDFGQTLAVAGIEEGPYLFLPLLGPVPPRDLVGRIVDHAFNPLMYLENGTVASVSKRSVEVLEFRAENMEALDELYRTSPDFYAAIRSAYRQRRNAAILNGELDTESLPDISAVSDTPRAGTN, from the coding sequence ATGACGTCTTTCTGGCGGTTTCTCCGGATCGGTCTGCTGTGCGCCGCGCTCGGCGGCTGCGCGTCCACACAAGGCCCGACGCTTTCTGCGCTGGATGAGCCGAACGATCCGTTCGAGCCGTTCAACCGCGCCATGTTCGCGGTGAACCAGGGAATCGACACGGTGGTCATCCGGCCTGCGGCGGTCGCCTACGACGCGGTGACGCCGACGACCGTGCGCCATGTCCTGCGCAACGTGACGAGCCATATCGGCCTGCCGATCACGCTCGCCAACGCGGTTCTGCAGGGCGACTGGGACCACGCCCAGACCACCTTCTGGCGCCTGTTCGTGAACACGACGCTGGGCGGTCTCGGCCTCCTCGACCCCGCGACCGACCTCGGCCTGCCGCTACGCGAGGAAGACTTCGGCCAGACGCTGGCCGTTGCCGGGATCGAGGAAGGGCCTTACCTCTTCCTTCCGCTGCTCGGCCCCGTGCCGCCGCGCGACCTGGTGGGCCGGATCGTCGATCATGCCTTCAATCCGTTGATGTACCTGGAGAACGGCACTGTCGCGTCGGTGAGCAAACGCTCGGTGGAGGTGCTGGAGTTCCGGGCAGAGAACATGGAAGCGCTCGACGAGCTTTACCGGACCTCGCCCGATTTCTACGCTGCGATCCGCTCGGCCTATCGCCAGCGCCGCAATGCCGCCATCCTCAATGGCGAATTGGATACCGAATCCCTGCCGGACATCAGCGCCGTCTCGGACACCCCGAGGGCAGGAACGAACTAG